In one window of Nesterenkonia sandarakina DNA:
- the glyA gene encoding serine hydroxymethyltransferase: protein MSTPDINNAPLAEVDPEIAQAISDELGRQRDTLEMIASENFVPRAVLQAQGSVLTNKYAEGYPGRRYYGGCEFVDVAENLAIERAKALFGAEHANVQPHAGAQANVAVMTAFLKPGDKLMGLSLAHGGHLTHGMKLNFSGKFYEIAAYEVDAETGVIDMDKVREQAIAEQPDMIVAGWSAYPRQLDFARFREIADEVGAILWVDMAHFAGLVAAGLHPNPVPYADVVTTTVHKTLAGPRSGIILTKEEHKKKINSAVFPGQQGGPLMHAIAAKAIAFKIAGSEEFAERQKRTIEGAQILAKRLIAADVTEHGVSVLTGGTDVHLVLVDLRGSELDGKQAEDRLHEVGITVNRNAVPNDPRPPMTTSGLRIGTPALATRGFAEKEFSEVADIIAEALKPDADLHGLKSRVSALTKAFPLYEGLEEW, encoded by the coding sequence ATGAGCACACCGGATATCAACAACGCCCCGTTGGCCGAGGTCGATCCAGAGATCGCGCAGGCGATCTCGGATGAGCTGGGACGCCAGCGCGACACCCTCGAGATGATCGCCAGTGAGAACTTCGTCCCCCGCGCAGTCCTGCAGGCCCAGGGCTCAGTGCTCACGAACAAGTACGCCGAGGGCTACCCGGGGCGGCGCTACTACGGCGGCTGCGAGTTCGTCGACGTCGCGGAGAACCTCGCGATCGAACGCGCCAAGGCGCTCTTCGGCGCAGAGCACGCCAACGTCCAGCCCCACGCCGGCGCGCAGGCCAACGTTGCGGTGATGACCGCCTTCCTGAAGCCCGGCGATAAGCTCATGGGCCTCTCCCTGGCCCACGGCGGTCACCTGACCCACGGCATGAAGCTGAACTTCTCCGGGAAGTTCTACGAGATCGCCGCCTACGAGGTCGACGCCGAGACCGGTGTGATCGACATGGACAAGGTCCGCGAGCAGGCCATCGCCGAGCAGCCCGACATGATCGTGGCCGGCTGGTCGGCCTACCCCCGGCAGCTGGACTTCGCCCGCTTCCGCGAGATCGCCGACGAGGTCGGCGCGATCCTCTGGGTGGACATGGCGCACTTCGCCGGCCTGGTCGCCGCCGGACTGCACCCGAACCCGGTGCCCTACGCCGACGTCGTCACCACCACGGTGCACAAGACCCTTGCCGGTCCGCGCTCGGGCATCATCCTGACCAAGGAAGAGCACAAGAAGAAGATCAACTCCGCGGTCTTCCCCGGTCAGCAGGGCGGCCCGCTGATGCACGCCATCGCGGCCAAGGCCATCGCGTTCAAGATCGCCGGCTCTGAGGAGTTCGCCGAGCGGCAGAAGCGCACCATCGAAGGTGCCCAGATCCTGGCCAAGCGGCTGATCGCTGCGGATGTCACCGAGCACGGCGTCTCGGTGCTCACCGGCGGCACCGACGTGCACCTGGTGCTGGTGGACCTGCGCGGCTCCGAGCTGGACGGCAAGCAGGCCGAGGACCGGCTCCACGAGGTCGGCATCACCGTGAACCGCAACGCGGTGCCCAATGATCCGCGCCCGCCGATGACCACCTCCGGGCTGCGCATCGGCACCCCGGCCCTGGCCACCCGCGGCTTCGCCGAGAAGGAGTTCAGCGAGGTCGCCGACATCATCGCCGAGGCGCTCAAGCCAGACGCGGACCTGCACGGGCTGAAGTCCCGCGTCAGCGCGCTGACCAAGGCCTTCCCGCTCTATGAGGGCCTCGAGGAGTGGTGA
- a CDS encoding bifunctional methylenetetrahydrofolate dehydrogenase/methenyltetrahydrofolate cyclohydrolase: MTQTPAAPQNDDAGAPAGARVLDGKATAKALKADLADRVAALKARGITPGLGTVLVGADPGSQSYVAGKHRDCAEVGITSIQVELPAETTQEQLLTEIEKLNNDPACTGYIVQLPLPKHLDTQKVLEAISPEKDADGLHPMNLGRLVANVNDEISTPLPCTPKGCVDLLDHYGLDLRGKHVVVVGRGVTIGRPIGLLLTRREINATVTLCHTGTKDLPAHLGSADVVVAAAGVKHMIDPADLKPGVIALDVGVTREVNPETGKAKIYGDFAPGIEAVASWYSPNPGGVGPMTRAELLANVVLTAERALSE; encoded by the coding sequence ATGACGCAGACCCCCGCTGCCCCCCAGAACGACGACGCCGGCGCCCCGGCCGGCGCTCGGGTCCTCGATGGCAAGGCCACCGCGAAGGCGCTGAAGGCTGACCTCGCCGACCGCGTCGCCGCGCTCAAGGCCCGCGGCATCACCCCCGGCCTGGGCACCGTGCTGGTCGGCGCAGACCCCGGAAGCCAGTCCTATGTGGCAGGCAAGCACCGGGACTGCGCCGAGGTGGGGATCACCTCGATCCAGGTGGAGCTCCCGGCGGAGACCACCCAGGAGCAGCTGCTCACCGAGATCGAGAAGCTCAACAACGATCCCGCCTGCACGGGCTACATCGTGCAGCTGCCGCTGCCCAAGCACCTGGACACGCAGAAGGTGCTGGAGGCGATCTCCCCGGAGAAGGACGCCGACGGGCTGCACCCGATGAACCTGGGCCGGCTGGTCGCCAACGTCAATGACGAGATCAGCACCCCGCTTCCCTGCACGCCCAAGGGCTGTGTGGACCTCTTGGACCATTACGGGCTGGACCTGCGCGGCAAGCACGTGGTCGTCGTCGGACGCGGGGTCACCATCGGTCGGCCGATCGGGCTGCTGCTGACCCGGCGCGAGATCAACGCCACCGTCACCCTGTGCCACACCGGGACCAAGGACCTCCCCGCGCATCTGGGGAGCGCCGACGTCGTCGTCGCCGCCGCCGGGGTCAAGCACATGATCGACCCGGCGGACCTGAAGCCCGGTGTGATCGCCCTGGATGTGGGAGTCACCCGGGAGGTGAACCCGGAGACCGGCAAGGCCAAGATCTACGGGGACTTCGCTCCTGGCATCGAGGCGGTGGCCTCCTGGTATTCGCCGAACCCCGGAGGCGTGGGGCCGATGACCCGGGCCGAGCTGCTGGCCAACGTGGTGCTCACCGCGGAGCGCGCGCTCTCGGAATAG
- a CDS encoding alpha-amylase family protein, giving the protein MRITDTADLWYKNAVIYCVDLETYLDSDGDGIGDLPGLTQRIDYLADIGVSCLWLMPFYPSPRRDNGYDISDMFGVDPRYGDHGDFVELVRVAHDRGIRVIVDLVINHTSDQHPWFRKSRASKENPYRDFYVWRSDTPPDTSEEAMFPGQEDGIWTYDEKTEEWYLHHFLHTQPDLNTANPQVREAITKTMGFWLQLGVDGFRVDAVPFAINQTTLSGADEHEFLEPHDYLRTLRAFLQRRSTGTSSAMILGEVNLPHEEQLAFFGGEDGDELTMQFDFAVNQMAFLSFAREDARPLAEALSERPQNLSTETQYANFLRNHDELTLDLLSAEQRDEVLDTFGPEQDMRFAGRGLRRRLPAMFDGDPRRIKMAYSLLFALPGTPVLFYGEEIGMGENLEVPGREAVRTPMQWSRDKNGGFSSAKPSKLARKVVKGPFGPEHVNAAQARRDPDSLLHHIGRLARRYRDCPELGWGELRILEQPHQEVLAHRMTSGDQSMVLLHNLSPKSLTVPLTLDEHDQGSELIDLLQDGACGIDAQQRTEVTLEGYGYRWLRVKRPGDPRLL; this is encoded by the coding sequence ATGCGCATCACCGACACCGCAGACCTCTGGTACAAGAACGCCGTCATCTACTGCGTGGACCTCGAGACCTACCTGGATTCCGACGGCGACGGTATCGGTGACCTCCCAGGCCTCACCCAGCGCATCGACTACCTCGCCGACATCGGGGTCAGCTGCCTGTGGCTCATGCCCTTCTATCCCTCTCCGAGGCGCGACAACGGCTACGACATCTCCGACATGTTCGGCGTGGACCCGCGCTACGGCGATCACGGTGACTTCGTCGAGCTGGTCCGGGTGGCCCACGACCGCGGGATCCGCGTGATCGTGGACCTGGTCATCAACCACACCTCGGACCAGCACCCCTGGTTCCGAAAGTCACGGGCGTCGAAGGAGAACCCCTATCGGGACTTCTACGTCTGGCGCAGCGACACTCCGCCGGACACCTCCGAGGAGGCCATGTTCCCCGGCCAGGAAGATGGGATCTGGACCTATGACGAGAAGACCGAGGAGTGGTACCTGCATCACTTCTTACACACCCAGCCCGACCTGAACACCGCCAATCCGCAGGTCCGCGAGGCGATCACCAAGACCATGGGGTTCTGGCTCCAGCTCGGCGTCGACGGCTTCCGGGTCGACGCGGTCCCGTTCGCGATCAATCAGACCACACTGAGCGGCGCGGATGAGCACGAGTTCCTGGAACCCCATGACTACCTGCGCACGCTGCGCGCCTTCCTGCAGCGACGGTCCACTGGCACGAGCTCCGCCATGATCCTGGGTGAGGTGAACCTCCCACACGAGGAACAGCTGGCGTTCTTCGGTGGGGAGGACGGTGACGAGCTCACCATGCAGTTCGACTTCGCCGTGAACCAAATGGCCTTCCTGTCCTTCGCCCGCGAAGATGCCAGGCCGCTCGCCGAGGCGCTCTCGGAGCGCCCGCAGAACCTCTCCACCGAGACCCAGTACGCGAACTTTCTGCGCAACCACGACGAACTCACTCTGGACCTGCTCAGCGCTGAGCAGCGTGACGAGGTCCTGGACACCTTCGGCCCGGAGCAGGACATGCGCTTCGCCGGACGTGGACTGCGCCGACGCCTGCCAGCCATGTTCGACGGAGACCCACGGCGGATCAAGATGGCCTACTCGTTGCTGTTCGCACTCCCGGGCACCCCGGTGCTCTTCTACGGCGAGGAGATCGGCATGGGGGAGAACCTCGAGGTCCCCGGTCGCGAGGCGGTTCGGACACCGATGCAGTGGAGTCGGGACAAGAACGGCGGCTTCTCCTCCGCCAAGCCCTCGAAGCTGGCACGCAAGGTCGTGAAAGGCCCCTTCGGCCCGGAACATGTCAACGCCGCCCAAGCCCGCAGGGACCCCGACTCGCTGCTGCACCACATCGGCCGGTTGGCGCGACGCTACCGCGACTGCCCGGAACTGGGATGGGGCGAGCTGAGGATCCTGGAACAGCCGCACCAGGAGGTGCTCGCGCATCGAATGACCAGCGGGGATCAGTCCATGGTGCTGCTGCACAACCTCTCACCAAAGTCCCTCACGGTGCCGCTCACGCTGGACGAGCACGACCAGGGCAGCGAGCTCATCGACCTGCTCCAAGATGGTGCCTGTGGGATCGATGCCCAGCAGCGCACCGAGGTCACCTTGGAGGGGTACGGCTACCGCTGGCTGCGCGTGAAGCGCCCGGGTGATCCCCGGCTGCTCTGA
- a CDS encoding PDR/VanB family oxidoreductase has product MSQGTQLRWQRATVLSHRAAAEEIAEIVLAGEAPLFTEPGAHIDVRVLPGRTDSESVRSYSVVEGAADGSWVKVGVRRSPTSRGGSRFMHALKPGDALEVTAPLQNFPLRVGAPRYVLLAGGVGITAIHAMARVLKRLGTDYQLIFVGRSRPAMAFLEELREEHGPRLRLSVDDEGDVLDVHELLADVDASTEFYMCGPIRLMDAVRRAWIERGLPLPNLRYETFGNSGWFDPEEFELRIRGSERNTVVSSEESILEALERVGVEPMYDCRKGECGLCVVKAQQLNGVIDHRDVFFDEEEKSSDTKLCVCVSRVASRSGAGAEACGADSSAHARPSLTLDFP; this is encoded by the coding sequence ATGTCACAGGGAACCCAGCTGCGCTGGCAGCGCGCCACGGTGCTCTCACATCGGGCCGCCGCCGAGGAGATCGCCGAGATCGTACTCGCCGGGGAGGCTCCGCTGTTCACCGAGCCCGGCGCGCACATAGATGTGCGAGTACTCCCGGGCCGGACCGATTCAGAATCGGTGCGTTCCTACTCGGTGGTCGAGGGCGCGGCAGACGGCAGCTGGGTGAAGGTCGGGGTGCGCCGCTCCCCCACCTCGCGCGGCGGGTCCCGGTTCATGCACGCCCTGAAACCCGGGGATGCGCTGGAGGTGACCGCTCCGCTGCAGAACTTCCCGCTGCGGGTGGGTGCCCCGCGCTACGTGCTGCTCGCCGGCGGCGTGGGCATCACCGCGATCCATGCGATGGCCCGGGTGCTCAAACGCCTCGGCACGGACTATCAGCTGATCTTCGTCGGACGCTCCCGCCCGGCGATGGCGTTCCTCGAGGAGCTGCGCGAGGAGCACGGACCCCGGCTGCGGCTCTCGGTGGATGACGAGGGCGACGTCCTCGACGTGCACGAGCTGCTCGCGGATGTGGACGCCTCCACGGAGTTCTACATGTGCGGCCCCATCCGACTGATGGACGCGGTGCGCCGAGCCTGGATCGAGCGCGGGCTGCCGCTGCCGAACCTGCGCTATGAGACCTTCGGCAACAGCGGCTGGTTCGACCCGGAGGAGTTCGAGCTGCGGATCCGCGGGTCCGAGCGCAACACTGTCGTCTCCTCGGAGGAGTCGATCCTGGAGGCGCTGGAGCGGGTCGGGGTGGAGCCGATGTACGACTGCCGCAAGGGAGAATGCGGGCTCTGCGTGGTCAAGGCGCAGCAGCTGAACGGGGTGATCGACCACCGGGACGTCTTCTTCGACGAGGAGGAGAAGAGCTCAGACACCAAGCTCTGCGTCTGCGTCTCCCGGGTGGCCTCGCGCAGCGGGGCTGGTGCCGAGGCGTGCGGCGCAGACTCATCGGCCCACGCCCGGCCCTCGCTGACCCTCGACTTCCCCTGA
- a CDS encoding Fur family transcriptional regulator, which yields MITSDWPDRLRERGLRVTRQRLAVLEVVAAQPHKPADAIHSAVKEQLPEITVQSVYTVLHDLTARELLRRFDPPGSPACYETRTHDNHHHAICTRCGRIEDVECVHGEAPCLQAPASLGMQIQVADVVFRGICRECAAASEDLVGSGAAEA from the coding sequence ATGATCACCTCCGACTGGCCAGACCGGCTGCGCGAACGCGGACTCCGCGTCACCCGCCAGCGTCTCGCCGTCCTTGAGGTGGTCGCGGCGCAGCCACATAAGCCTGCCGATGCCATCCATAGTGCCGTGAAGGAGCAGCTGCCTGAGATCACCGTGCAGTCGGTCTACACGGTGCTGCATGATCTCACCGCCCGCGAGCTGCTGCGCAGATTCGATCCCCCAGGATCCCCGGCCTGTTACGAGACCCGCACGCATGACAACCACCATCACGCGATCTGCACCCGATGCGGTCGGATCGAAGATGTGGAGTGCGTCCATGGGGAGGCCCCGTGCCTGCAGGCCCCGGCCAGTCTGGGAATGCAGATCCAGGTCGCCGACGTCGTCTTCCGGGGCATCTGCCGCGAGTGTGCCGCAGCCTCCGAAGATCTCGTGGGCTCCGGCGCCGCCGAGGCCTGA
- a CDS encoding aromatic ring-hydroxylating oxygenase subunit alpha encodes MTDLSPSGATAKNMAYPLNAWYVAGWDYEVNRKKILSRKIADRPMALYRTEEGRPVALTDACWHRLAPLSMGSLVGPDGVQCPYHGLQYNSAGRCTFMPAQKTINPSAMVNSFPVVERHRFIWVWPGDPMLADAALIPDMHQMGSDEWAGDGKTIEVRANYQLVLDNLMDLTHEEFLHSSSIGQKELSESDIEVTHDDRTVTVSRFMENIDAPPFWLKNMRDKFPDFEGKVDRWQIIEFQMPSTICIDVGVAKAGTGGLTGDRSQGVNGYVMNTISPVDQANAMYYWAFMRNYRLESQRITTELRDGVHGVFAEDEEMLTAQQQAIVENPDHEFYNLNIDAGGMWVRRLIQRAVEAERSMMASDADLSDAKG; translated from the coding sequence ATGACAGATCTCAGCCCGAGCGGCGCCACCGCGAAGAACATGGCCTACCCGCTCAACGCCTGGTACGTGGCCGGATGGGACTACGAGGTCAACCGGAAGAAGATCCTCTCCCGGAAGATCGCAGACCGTCCGATGGCGCTCTACCGCACCGAGGAGGGCCGCCCGGTGGCCTTGACCGATGCCTGCTGGCACCGGCTGGCTCCACTGTCCATGGGCTCCCTGGTGGGGCCCGACGGGGTCCAGTGTCCGTATCACGGCCTGCAGTACAACTCGGCCGGACGCTGCACCTTCATGCCGGCGCAGAAGACGATCAACCCCTCGGCGATGGTGAACTCCTTCCCGGTGGTGGAACGGCACCGGTTCATCTGGGTCTGGCCCGGGGACCCGATGCTCGCCGATGCCGCCCTGATCCCGGACATGCACCAGATGGGCTCGGATGAGTGGGCGGGCGACGGCAAGACCATCGAGGTGCGCGCGAACTACCAGCTGGTGCTGGATAACCTGATGGACCTCACCCACGAGGAGTTCCTGCATTCCTCCTCCATCGGGCAGAAGGAGCTCAGCGAGTCCGACATCGAGGTGACCCACGACGATCGCACCGTCACCGTCTCCCGGTTCATGGAGAACATCGACGCGCCGCCGTTCTGGCTGAAGAACATGCGGGACAAGTTCCCGGACTTCGAGGGCAAGGTGGACCGCTGGCAGATCATCGAGTTCCAGATGCCCTCGACCATCTGCATCGACGTGGGCGTCGCGAAGGCCGGCACCGGTGGGCTCACCGGGGACCGCAGCCAGGGCGTGAACGGGTATGTGATGAACACGATCTCCCCGGTGGATCAGGCCAATGCCATGTACTACTGGGCCTTCATGCGCAACTACCGGTTGGAGAGCCAGCGGATCACCACCGAGCTGCGCGACGGCGTGCACGGGGTCTTCGCCGAGGACGAGGAGATGCTCACCGCCCAGCAGCAGGCGATCGTGGAGAACCCGGATCACGAGTTCTACAACCTCAACATCGATGCCGGCGGCATGTGGGTGCGCCGGCTGATCCAGCGCGCCGTGGAGGCGGAGCGCTCCATGATGGCCTCCGACGCCGATCTCTCTGACGCCAAGGGCTGA
- a CDS encoding LLM class flavin-dependent oxidoreductase, protein MKKLGFLSFGHWTPSPHSQTRSASDLLLQSIDLAVAAEELGVDGAYYRVHHFARQLASPFPLLAAVGAKTSRIEIGTGVIDMRYENPLYFAEDAGAADLIAEGRLQLGISRGSPEQAVEGWRHFGYQPAEGESDADMGRRHTEVALQVLSGQGFAEPSPRPMFPNPPGLLRLEPHSEGLRQRIWWGAGSDATARWAASRGMNLMSSTLKDDETGEAFHIQQAKQIQAFREEWAKHDHGFEPRVSVSRSILPIVSDQDRAYFLGQRDSQDQIGMIDEKTRAIFGRSFTAEPDVLVEELAKDEAVQAADTVLVTVPNQLGVDYNAHILESLMEHVAKPLGWK, encoded by the coding sequence GTGAAAAAACTCGGATTCCTCTCCTTCGGACACTGGACGCCCTCACCGCATTCGCAGACCCGTTCTGCCTCTGACTTGCTGCTGCAGTCCATCGACCTCGCTGTCGCGGCCGAAGAGCTCGGCGTCGACGGAGCCTACTACCGGGTGCACCACTTCGCCCGGCAGCTGGCCTCGCCGTTCCCGCTGCTCGCCGCCGTCGGGGCCAAGACCTCGCGGATCGAGATCGGCACCGGCGTGATCGACATGCGCTACGAGAACCCGCTCTACTTCGCTGAGGACGCCGGAGCGGCAGATCTCATCGCCGAAGGCAGGCTGCAGCTCGGCATCTCCCGGGGCTCACCAGAGCAGGCCGTGGAGGGCTGGCGGCACTTCGGCTACCAGCCAGCCGAGGGGGAGTCCGACGCCGACATGGGGCGCCGGCACACCGAGGTGGCACTGCAGGTGCTCTCCGGGCAGGGCTTCGCCGAGCCCAGCCCGCGCCCGATGTTCCCCAACCCGCCCGGGCTGCTGCGCCTGGAGCCGCACTCCGAGGGTCTGCGTCAGCGGATCTGGTGGGGCGCGGGCTCCGACGCCACCGCGCGCTGGGCTGCCTCGCGCGGGATGAACCTGATGAGCTCCACGCTGAAAGACGACGAGACCGGCGAGGCCTTCCACATCCAGCAGGCCAAGCAGATCCAGGCCTTCCGCGAGGAATGGGCCAAGCACGACCACGGCTTCGAACCGAGGGTCTCGGTCTCCCGCTCGATCCTGCCGATCGTCTCGGACCAGGATCGGGCCTACTTCCTGGGCCAGCGCGACTCCCAGGACCAGATCGGGATGATCGACGAGAAGACCCGGGCCATCTTCGGCCGCAGCTTCACCGCCGAGCCGGACGTGCTGGTGGAGGAGCTCGCCAAGGACGAAGCCGTCCAGGCCGCGGACACGGTGCTGGTCACCGTGCCCAACCAGCTGGGGGTGGACTACAACGCCCACATCCTCGAATCCCTGATGGAACACGTGGCCAAGCCGCTGGGCTGGAAATAG